The Nocardioides pantholopis genome window below encodes:
- a CDS encoding phosphomannomutase/phosphoglucomutase produces MPGTLDSANLSAIFKAYDVRGTVPDQIDDALAHATGRAFVQVVGASAVVVGHDMRPSSPAMAGAFAQGASEAGADVVMIGLASTDQLYFASGHLGHPGAMFTASHNPAQYNGIKLCRAGAVPVGQDSGLTEIRDLVLSDQVARAATPGRISETDVLAAYAAYLLQLAPVTGRRLKVVVDAGNGMAGHTAPEVFERIGAEHVELVPMYFELDGTFPHHEANPIEPENLRDLQARVLAEGADVGLAFDGDADRCFLVDERGRAVSPSTLTALIAARELVKSPGAAVIHNLITSRAVPEIVTELGGRPVRTRVGHSYIKATMAETDAVFGGEHSGHFYFRDFWRADSGMLAALHALAALGETDRPLSELLAQYERYPLSGEINSTVADQAAVVDALEKEYAGQDGVSTDRLDGLTVSHPDWTFNVRPSNTEPLLRLNAEGKDEATMAAVRDEVLAKIRSN; encoded by the coding sequence ATGCCCGGCACCCTCGACTCCGCGAACCTCTCGGCGATCTTCAAGGCCTACGACGTGCGCGGGACGGTGCCCGACCAGATCGACGACGCGCTGGCCCACGCCACCGGCCGCGCGTTCGTGCAGGTCGTCGGCGCCTCGGCCGTGGTGGTCGGCCACGACATGCGGCCCAGCTCCCCGGCGATGGCCGGCGCCTTCGCGCAGGGTGCGAGCGAGGCCGGCGCGGACGTCGTGATGATCGGGCTGGCCTCCACCGACCAGCTCTACTTCGCCTCGGGCCACCTCGGGCACCCCGGGGCGATGTTCACAGCCAGCCACAACCCCGCGCAGTACAACGGGATCAAGCTGTGCCGCGCCGGCGCGGTGCCGGTCGGCCAGGACAGCGGGCTGACCGAGATCCGCGACCTGGTGCTGTCCGACCAGGTGGCGCGGGCGGCGACGCCGGGCCGGATCTCCGAGACCGACGTGCTCGCGGCGTACGCGGCGTACCTGCTCCAGCTGGCGCCGGTCACCGGGCGCCGGCTCAAGGTGGTCGTCGACGCCGGCAACGGGATGGCGGGGCACACGGCGCCGGAGGTGTTCGAGCGGATCGGCGCCGAGCACGTCGAGCTGGTGCCGATGTACTTCGAGCTCGACGGCACCTTCCCCCACCACGAGGCGAACCCGATCGAGCCGGAGAACCTGCGCGACCTGCAGGCGCGGGTGCTGGCCGAGGGCGCCGACGTGGGGCTCGCCTTCGACGGCGACGCGGACCGGTGCTTCCTGGTCGACGAGCGCGGCCGGGCGGTCTCGCCCTCGACGCTGACCGCGCTGATCGCGGCCCGGGAGCTCGTGAAGTCGCCCGGTGCGGCGGTCATCCACAACCTGATCACGAGCCGCGCGGTGCCGGAGATCGTGACCGAGCTCGGCGGGCGGCCGGTGCGCACCCGGGTCGGCCACTCCTACATCAAGGCGACGATGGCCGAGACCGACGCGGTCTTCGGCGGGGAGCACAGCGGCCACTTCTACTTCCGGGACTTCTGGCGTGCCGACTCCGGCATGCTGGCGGCCCTGCACGCGCTCGCGGCGCTGGGGGAGACCGACCGCCCGCTGTCGGAGCTGCTGGCGCAGTACGAGCGCTACCCGCTCAGCGGGGAGATCAACTCCACGGTCGCCGACCAGGCTGCGGTCGTCGACGCCCTGGAGAAGGAGTACGCCGGCCAGGACGGCGTCTCCACCGACCGTCTCGACGGTCTGACCGTGTCCCACCCCGACTGGACCTTCAACGTCCGGCCGTCCAACACCGAGCCGCTGCTGCGCCTGAACGCCGAGGGCAAGGACGAGGCGACGATGGCGGCCGTGCG